The following proteins come from a genomic window of Azoarcus sp. PA01:
- a CDS encoding helix-turn-helix transcriptional regulator, which produces MSFKTDSDETAVDHRDDTVTGASPLLPTLGRRVREIRDRRGMTRKLVAREAGVSERHLAHLEGGEGNVSIVLLDNIARALDVSVTDLLAPETEDTVERRLIRRFLERLPQHRLEEVVFRLMRDFGHDEAVRRKRIALIGLRGAGKSTLGGRLARDEGMPFIELDREIEKETGIPGREIFALYGQSGYRRIEKRTLERVIREHPRAVISIGGGVVSQPETFELLLSNCLTIWVKAQPEEHMARVMAQGDLRPMAGNDEAMNDLKRILEAREPLYAKADDVLDTTGETVDQSFMKLRQLVMS; this is translated from the coding sequence ATGAGCTTCAAGACCGACTCCGACGAGACCGCAGTGGATCACCGCGACGACACCGTCACCGGCGCCTCCCCGCTGCTGCCGACGCTGGGCCGGCGGGTGCGGGAGATCCGCGACCGGCGCGGCATGACCCGCAAGCTCGTGGCGCGCGAAGCCGGCGTCTCGGAACGCCACCTCGCGCACCTCGAAGGCGGCGAAGGAAACGTGTCGATCGTGCTGCTCGACAACATCGCCCGTGCGCTCGACGTGTCGGTGACCGACCTGCTCGCGCCGGAGACCGAAGACACGGTCGAACGCCGCCTGATCCGCCGCTTTCTCGAGCGCCTGCCGCAGCACCGCCTCGAAGAAGTGGTGTTCCGGCTGATGCGCGACTTCGGCCACGACGAAGCGGTGCGCAGGAAGCGCATCGCGCTGATCGGCCTGCGCGGCGCCGGCAAGTCGACGCTCGGCGGACGGCTGGCGCGCGACGAAGGCATGCCGTTCATCGAGCTCGACCGCGAGATCGAGAAGGAAACCGGCATTCCGGGACGCGAGATTTTCGCGCTGTACGGCCAGTCGGGGTATCGCCGCATCGAGAAGCGCACGCTCGAACGCGTCATCCGCGAGCATCCGCGGGCGGTGATCTCGATCGGCGGCGGCGTCGTGTCGCAGCCGGAGACTTTCGAGCTGCTGCTGTCGAACTGCCTGACGATCTGGGTCAAGGCCCAGCCGGAAGAACACATGGCGCGCGTCATGGCCCAGGGCGACCTGCGGCCGATGGCGGGCAACGACGAGGCGATGAACGACCTCAAGCGCATCCTCGAAGCCCGCGAACCGCTGTACGCGAAGGCCGACGACGTCCTCGACACGACGGGCGAGACGGTCGATCAGAGTTTCATGAAGTTGCGCCAGCTCGTCATGAGCTGA
- a CDS encoding DUF4863 family protein translates to MTAENFRALIANVTEQIQGRPLDKQLEAFLNERFPPGGPEFDAIAAACRDGVAAGWMCEREHGGIKFGRVVKPCPEIHGFSVDVVEMSDVVGPQHAHPNGEIDMIMPLEGDAKFDGHGAGWFVYGPGSVHRPTVSGGRAYVLYLLPQGAIEFTRAAA, encoded by the coding sequence ATGACCGCTGAAAACTTCCGGGCGCTGATCGCGAACGTGACCGAGCAGATCCAGGGCCGGCCGCTCGACAAGCAGCTCGAAGCATTCCTCAACGAACGCTTTCCGCCCGGTGGACCGGAGTTCGACGCGATCGCCGCGGCGTGTCGCGACGGCGTGGCCGCCGGCTGGATGTGCGAGCGCGAGCACGGCGGCATCAAGTTCGGCCGGGTCGTCAAGCCTTGCCCGGAGATCCACGGCTTCAGCGTCGACGTCGTCGAGATGTCGGACGTCGTCGGGCCGCAGCATGCGCACCCGAACGGCGAGATCGACATGATCATGCCGCTCGAAGGCGACGCGAAGTTCGACGGCCACGGCGCCGGCTGGTTCGTCTACGGTCCGGGCAGCGTCCATCGCCCGACCGTCAGCGGCGGCCGCGCGTACGTGCTGTACCTGCTGCCGCAGGGGGCGATCGAATTCACCCGCGCCGCAGCCTGA
- a CDS encoding hemerythrin domain-containing protein: MKPEAIQIIRDEHLAISAVLYSLRYLVKEMRRGAAPNFPVLRAILDYIVSYPDRWHHPKEDKYLFAAVRRRTREADGLIARLEREHALGYPMVDELKKQLVAFQSGDGDARDAFFAAVDRYTALEWEHLRTEEDVFLPIAERVLDAEQWAEIAVAFRENDNPLFGIKPREEAEALYQRILKLAPAPIGFGSNG, encoded by the coding sequence GTGAAACCGGAAGCGATCCAGATCATCAGGGACGAGCACCTCGCGATCAGCGCGGTGCTGTATTCGCTGCGCTACCTCGTCAAGGAGATGCGCCGCGGAGCGGCGCCGAATTTCCCGGTGCTGCGCGCGATCCTCGACTACATCGTGTCCTATCCGGACCGCTGGCACCATCCGAAGGAAGACAAGTACCTGTTCGCCGCAGTGCGGCGCCGCACGCGCGAAGCCGACGGACTGATCGCGCGGCTGGAGCGCGAACATGCGCTCGGCTATCCGATGGTCGACGAGCTGAAGAAGCAGCTCGTCGCGTTCCAGAGTGGCGACGGCGACGCCCGCGACGCGTTCTTCGCCGCTGTCGACCGCTACACGGCCCTCGAATGGGAGCACCTGCGCACCGAGGAAGACGTCTTTCTGCCGATCGCCGAACGCGTGCTCGATGCCGAGCAGTGGGCCGAGATCGCGGTCGCGTTCCGCGAGAACGACAACCCGCTGTTCGGCATCAAGCCCCGCGAAGAAGCCGAAGCCTTATACCAGCGCATCCTGAAGCTCGCCCCGGCGCCGATCGGATTCGGCAGCAACGGCTGA
- the boxC gene encoding 2,3-epoxybenzoyl-CoA dihydrolase, producing the protein MEAVAKNQETAVERVDYRTEPSKYRHWSLSTDGAIATLTLNIDEDAGIRPGYKLKLNSYDLGVDIELHDALQRVRFEHPEVRTVVVTSGKPKIFCSGANIYMLGLSSHAWKVNFCKFTNETRNGIEDSSQHSGLKFLAACNGTTAGGGYELALACDEIVLVDDRNSSVSLPEVPLLGVLPGTGGLTRVTDKRRVRRDHADIFCTISEGVRGNRAKEWRLVDDVVKQQQFAEHIKARAEALAAQSDRPANAKGVPLTRLERTDDENGYHYEFVDAAIDAAARTVTLTVRAPSAVTAKTAAEIEAEGVNWWPLKMARELDDAILNLRTNHLDVGLWQLRTAGDAQVVLDLDATMVANQDNWFVRETLGMLRRTLSRIDVSSRSLYALIEPGSCFAGTLLEIALAADRSYMRDAADAENRIGLSAMNFGPLPMANGLSRIDARFYQEEAPVAAAKAKEGSLLTPAEALELGLVTAIPDDLDWADEIRIAIEERAALSPDALTGLEANLRFGPVETMNTRIFGRLSAWQNWIFNRPNAVGPTGALKLFGSGKKAQFDWNRV; encoded by the coding sequence ATGGAAGCAGTCGCGAAGAACCAGGAAACCGCCGTCGAGCGCGTCGATTACCGTACCGAGCCGTCGAAGTACCGCCACTGGTCGCTGTCGACCGACGGCGCGATCGCGACGCTGACGCTGAACATCGACGAGGACGCCGGCATCCGCCCGGGCTACAAGCTGAAGCTCAACTCGTACGACCTCGGTGTCGACATCGAGCTGCACGATGCGCTGCAGCGCGTGCGCTTCGAGCACCCCGAAGTGCGCACCGTCGTCGTCACGTCGGGCAAGCCGAAGATCTTCTGCTCCGGCGCGAACATCTACATGCTCGGCCTGTCGTCGCACGCCTGGAAAGTGAACTTCTGCAAATTCACCAACGAGACGAGGAACGGCATCGAGGATTCCAGCCAGCATTCGGGCCTGAAGTTCCTCGCCGCGTGCAACGGCACGACTGCCGGCGGCGGCTACGAGCTCGCGCTCGCGTGCGACGAGATCGTCCTCGTCGATGACCGCAACTCGTCGGTGTCGCTGCCCGAAGTGCCGCTCTTGGGCGTGCTGCCCGGCACCGGCGGGCTGACGCGCGTGACCGACAAGCGCCGCGTGCGTCGCGATCACGCCGACATCTTCTGCACGATCTCGGAAGGCGTGCGCGGCAACCGCGCCAAGGAATGGCGCCTCGTCGATGACGTCGTCAAGCAGCAGCAGTTCGCCGAGCACATCAAGGCGCGCGCCGAAGCGCTCGCCGCGCAGTCCGACCGCCCGGCAAACGCGAAAGGCGTGCCGCTCACGCGCCTCGAGCGCACTGACGACGAGAACGGCTACCACTACGAGTTCGTCGATGCCGCGATCGACGCCGCCGCGCGCACCGTGACGCTGACCGTGCGCGCGCCGTCGGCCGTCACCGCGAAGACTGCCGCCGAAATCGAAGCCGAAGGCGTCAACTGGTGGCCGCTCAAGATGGCGCGCGAACTCGACGACGCGATCCTGAACCTGCGCACGAACCACCTCGACGTCGGCCTGTGGCAGCTGCGCACGGCGGGCGACGCCCAGGTCGTGCTCGACCTCGACGCGACGATGGTCGCGAACCAGGACAACTGGTTCGTCCGCGAGACGCTCGGCATGCTGCGCCGCACGCTGTCGCGGATCGACGTGTCGTCGCGCAGCCTGTACGCGCTGATCGAGCCGGGCTCGTGCTTCGCCGGCACGCTGCTCGAGATCGCGCTCGCCGCCGACCGCAGCTACATGCGTGACGCCGCCGACGCCGAAAACCGCATCGGCCTGTCGGCGATGAACTTCGGCCCGCTGCCGATGGCCAACGGCCTGTCGCGCATCGACGCGCGCTTCTACCAGGAAGAAGCGCCGGTTGCCGCCGCGAAAGCGAAGGAAGGCAGCCTGCTGACGCCCGCCGAAGCGCTCGAACTCGGCCTCGTGACGGCGATCCCGGACGACCTCGACTGGGCCGACGAGATCCGCATCGCGATCGAGGAACGCGCCGCGCTGTCGCCGGACGCGCTGACCGGCCTGGAAGCGAACTTGCGCTTCGGCCCGGTCGAGACGATGAATACACGGATTTTCGGCCGCCTGTCGGCGTGGCAGAACTGGATCTTCAACCGCCCGAACGCGGTCGGCCCGACCGGCGCGCTGAAGCTCTTCGGCTCCGGCAAGAAGGCGCAGTTCGACTGGAACCGCGTGTAA
- the pcaF gene encoding 3-oxoadipyl-CoA thiolase: MTRSVFICDAIRTPFGRYGGTLSGVRADDLAALPIKALVERNPGVDWQAVDDVLYGCANQAGEDNRNVARMAALLAGLPVEVPGSTINRLCGSSLDAIGMAARAIAAGETELMIAGGVESMSRAPFVLGKADSAFSRTAKIEDTTIGWRFVNPLMKAQYGMDAMPETAENVATDFGVSRADQDAFALRSQQRWAAAAERGFFEREIVKVEVPRKKGEPLVLAADEHPRPDTTLATLAKLKGVVRPDGSVTAGNASGVNDGACALLLASEEAVKRHGLTPRARVLGSAAAGVAPRIMGIGPAPATLKLLARLGMSVRDFDTIELNEAFAAQGLAVLRQLGLPDDGAHVNPNGGAIAIGHPLGASGARLVTTALNQLETTGGRFGLATMCIGVGQGIALAIERA; encoded by the coding sequence ATGACCCGCTCCGTCTTCATCTGCGACGCGATCCGCACGCCATTCGGCCGCTACGGCGGCACCCTGTCCGGCGTGCGCGCCGATGACCTCGCCGCGCTGCCGATCAAGGCGCTTGTCGAGCGCAACCCCGGCGTCGACTGGCAGGCCGTCGACGACGTGCTGTACGGCTGCGCCAACCAGGCCGGCGAAGACAACCGCAACGTCGCGCGCATGGCGGCACTGCTCGCCGGCCTGCCGGTCGAAGTGCCCGGCAGCACGATCAACCGCCTGTGCGGCTCCAGCCTCGACGCGATCGGCATGGCCGCGCGCGCGATCGCCGCGGGCGAAACCGAGCTGATGATCGCCGGCGGCGTCGAGAGCATGAGCCGCGCGCCGTTCGTCCTCGGCAAGGCCGACAGCGCGTTCTCCCGCACGGCGAAGATCGAGGACACGACGATCGGCTGGCGCTTCGTGAACCCGCTGATGAAAGCGCAGTACGGCATGGACGCGATGCCCGAAACCGCCGAGAACGTCGCCACCGACTTCGGCGTCAGCCGCGCCGACCAGGACGCGTTCGCGCTGCGCAGCCAGCAGCGCTGGGCCGCCGCTGCCGAGCGCGGCTTCTTCGAGCGCGAAATCGTGAAAGTCGAAGTGCCGCGCAAGAAAGGCGAGCCGCTCGTGCTCGCCGCCGACGAGCATCCGCGCCCGGACACGACGCTGGCGACGCTCGCCAAGCTCAAGGGCGTCGTGCGCCCCGACGGCAGCGTCACCGCCGGCAACGCGTCGGGCGTCAATGACGGCGCGTGCGCGCTGCTGCTGGCTTCCGAAGAAGCGGTCAAGCGCCACGGCCTGACGCCGCGTGCCCGCGTCCTCGGCAGCGCCGCAGCGGGCGTCGCGCCGCGCATCATGGGCATCGGCCCGGCACCGGCGACGCTCAAACTGCTCGCACGGCTCGGCATGTCGGTGCGCGACTTCGACACGATCGAACTCAACGAAGCGTTCGCCGCGCAGGGACTGGCGGTGCTGCGCCAGCTCGGCCTGCCCGACGACGGCGCGCATGTGAACCCGAACGGCGGCGCGATCGCGATCGGCCATCCGCTCGGCGCATCCGGCGCCCGGCTCGTGACGACGGCGCTGAACCAGCTCGAGACTACCGGCGGGCGGTTCGGCCTCGCGACGATGTGCATCGGCGTCGGCCAGGGGATCGCGCTCGCGATCGAGCGAGCGTAA
- a CDS encoding 3,4-dehydroadipyl-CoA semialdehyde dehydrogenase, translating into MKLANYVYGQWLEGAGDGIALQDPVTGEELVRVSSEGIDTGRALEFARNSGGPALRALGYEDRAALLGAIVEVLSANRAEYFDIALRNSGSTEADAAFDVDGAIFTLKSYARAGKALGAARHLKEGARVPLAKTDAFQGQHFLMPLSGVAVFINAFNFPAWGLWEKAAPALLAGVPVLVKPATPTAWLTQRMVEDVVKAGILPAGALSIVCGSARDLLDHVGECDVVSFTGSADTAARMRTHPNVVARSVRINIEADSINCAILGPDAQPGTPEFDLAVKEIVREMTIKTGQKCTAIRRVFAPASVSRPLADAVAAKLASYRVGNPKSEGVRVGPLVSRAQQAAALEGLAKLREECETVFGGGADFAPVDADPAVSAFVQPTLLYCDKGLDARHVHDVEVFGPVATVLPYADTAEAIALARRGRGSLVASVYSGDAAFLAELVPGIAELHGRVMVVDAAVGANHTGHGNVMPTCLHGGPGRAGGGEELGGLRALATYHRRCVVQGGPALLEALSRDAADAALLGS; encoded by the coding sequence GTGAAACTGGCTAATTACGTATACGGGCAATGGCTCGAAGGCGCCGGCGACGGCATCGCGCTGCAGGATCCGGTGACCGGCGAGGAGCTGGTGCGGGTCTCGTCCGAAGGCATCGATACCGGACGGGCGCTGGAATTCGCCCGGAACAGCGGCGGGCCGGCATTGCGGGCGCTCGGGTATGAAGATCGCGCCGCGCTGCTCGGCGCGATCGTCGAAGTGCTGAGCGCGAACCGTGCCGAATATTTCGACATCGCGCTGCGCAATTCCGGCTCGACCGAAGCGGACGCCGCGTTCGACGTCGACGGCGCGATCTTCACGCTGAAAAGCTACGCGCGCGCCGGCAAGGCGCTCGGCGCGGCGCGTCATCTGAAAGAAGGCGCCCGCGTGCCGCTGGCGAAGACCGACGCGTTCCAGGGCCAGCATTTCCTGATGCCGCTCTCCGGCGTCGCGGTGTTCATCAACGCGTTCAATTTCCCGGCCTGGGGGCTGTGGGAAAAAGCCGCGCCGGCGCTGCTCGCGGGCGTGCCGGTGCTCGTCAAGCCGGCGACGCCGACCGCGTGGCTGACGCAGCGCATGGTCGAGGACGTCGTAAAGGCCGGCATCCTGCCCGCGGGCGCGCTGTCGATCGTGTGCGGCTCGGCGCGCGACCTGCTCGACCACGTCGGCGAATGCGACGTCGTGTCCTTCACCGGCTCGGCCGACACTGCGGCGCGCATGCGCACCCATCCGAACGTCGTCGCCCGCTCGGTGCGCATCAACATCGAAGCCGACAGCATCAATTGCGCGATCCTCGGGCCCGATGCGCAGCCCGGAACGCCCGAGTTCGATCTCGCGGTGAAGGAGATCGTGCGCGAGATGACGATCAAGACCGGGCAGAAATGCACTGCGATCCGCCGCGTCTTCGCCCCCGCAAGCGTCAGCCGGCCGCTCGCCGACGCCGTTGCCGCGAAGCTCGCGTCGTACCGTGTCGGCAATCCGAAGAGCGAAGGCGTGCGCGTCGGGCCGCTCGTCAGCCGCGCGCAGCAGGCCGCGGCGCTCGAAGGCCTGGCGAAGCTGCGCGAGGAATGCGAGACGGTGTTCGGCGGCGGCGCGGATTTCGCCCCGGTCGATGCCGACCCGGCCGTCTCGGCGTTCGTGCAGCCGACGCTGCTGTACTGCGACAAGGGACTCGACGCCCGCCACGTCCATGACGTCGAAGTGTTCGGCCCGGTCGCGACGGTTCTGCCGTACGCCGACACGGCCGAGGCGATCGCACTGGCGCGCCGCGGCCGCGGCTCGCTCGTCGCGTCGGTGTATTCGGGCGATGCGGCGTTCCTCGCCGAGCTCGTCCCCGGCATCGCCGAGCTGCATGGGCGCGTCATGGTCGTCGACGCGGCAGTCGGCGCGAACCACACCGGTCACGGCAACGTCATGCCGACCTGCCTGCATGGCGGGCCCGGGCGCGCCGGCGGCGGTGAGGAGCTCGGCGGCCTGCGCGCGCTGGCGACGTACCATCGGCGCTGCGTCGTCCAGGGCGGCCCGGCGCTGCTCGAAGCGCTGTCGCGCGACGCGGCCGACGCCGCGCTGCTCGGCAGCTGA
- a CDS encoding benzoate-CoA ligase family protein, whose amino-acid sequence MHTLSAAQPGAGSPNITLPRDYNAADDLIGRNLAAGRGSKVAFIDDAGSYTYDELAARVNRFANTLGVLGIMREQRILVCVHDTIDFPTVFLGAIKAGVVPVAVNTLLTASDYEYMLGDCRARLAVVSAPLAETFAPLLERVPTLERLVIAGAERSPHAADSLTALMDGASDQFRSAPTTCDEPCFWLYSSGSTGAPKGTVHVHSSLIQTYELYAKPILGIREDDVVFSAAKLFFAYGLGNGLTFPLAAGATGVLMAERPTPEAAFRRLREHRPTIFYGVPTLYASMLASPDCPKGGELAIRVCTSAGEALPEDIGRRWTERFGVEILDGIGSTEMLHIFLSNRPGEVRYGTTGKAVPGYELRLIDDAGFVIDGANEPGELQISGPTSAAMYWNNRAKSRDTFQGPWTRSGDKYSRTADGYYIYAGRNDDMLKVSGIYVSPIEVESCLIEHEAVLEAAVVGHEDDDQLIKPKAFIVLKPGVRGTPALAESIKQHVKAHLAPYKYPRWMEFVDELPKTATGKIQRFKLRAQGAAR is encoded by the coding sequence ATGCACACGCTCAGTGCGGCGCAGCCCGGCGCGGGTTCGCCGAACATCACCCTGCCGCGCGACTACAACGCGGCCGACGACCTGATCGGACGCAACCTGGCGGCCGGGCGCGGCAGCAAGGTCGCGTTCATCGACGACGCCGGCAGCTACACTTACGACGAACTCGCGGCGCGCGTGAACCGCTTCGCCAACACGCTCGGCGTGCTCGGCATCATGCGCGAGCAGCGCATCCTCGTGTGCGTCCATGACACGATCGACTTCCCGACGGTGTTCCTCGGCGCGATCAAGGCCGGCGTCGTGCCGGTCGCGGTCAACACGCTGCTGACCGCGTCCGACTACGAATACATGCTCGGCGACTGCCGCGCGCGCCTCGCCGTCGTGTCCGCGCCGCTCGCCGAGACGTTCGCGCCGCTGCTCGAGCGCGTGCCGACGCTCGAGCGCCTCGTCATCGCCGGTGCGGAACGTTCGCCGCACGCTGCCGATTCGCTCACCGCGCTGATGGACGGCGCGTCCGACCAGTTCCGCAGCGCGCCGACGACCTGCGACGAGCCGTGTTTCTGGCTCTACTCGTCCGGCTCGACCGGCGCGCCGAAAGGCACCGTGCATGTGCATTCGAGCCTGATCCAGACTTACGAGCTGTACGCGAAGCCGATCCTCGGCATCCGCGAGGACGATGTCGTGTTCTCGGCGGCGAAGCTGTTCTTCGCCTACGGTCTCGGCAACGGCCTGACTTTCCCGCTCGCGGCCGGCGCGACCGGAGTGCTGATGGCCGAGCGGCCGACGCCCGAAGCCGCTTTCAGGCGCCTGCGCGAGCACCGTCCGACGATCTTCTACGGCGTGCCGACGCTGTACGCGTCGATGCTCGCGAGCCCGGACTGCCCGAAAGGGGGCGAGCTCGCGATCCGCGTGTGCACGTCTGCCGGCGAAGCGCTGCCGGAAGACATCGGCCGGCGCTGGACCGAGCGGTTCGGCGTCGAGATCCTCGACGGCATCGGCTCGACCGAAATGCTGCACATCTTCCTGTCGAACCGCCCGGGCGAAGTCCGCTACGGCACGACCGGCAAGGCCGTGCCGGGCTACGAGCTGCGCCTCATCGACGACGCCGGCTTCGTCATCGACGGCGCGAACGAACCCGGCGAACTGCAGATTTCCGGGCCGACCAGCGCCGCGATGTACTGGAACAACCGCGCGAAGAGCCGCGACACGTTCCAGGGGCCGTGGACGCGGAGCGGCGACAAGTATTCGCGCACCGCCGACGGCTACTACATCTATGCCGGACGCAACGACGACATGCTCAAGGTCAGCGGCATCTACGTGTCGCCGATCGAAGTCGAATCGTGCCTGATCGAGCATGAGGCGGTACTCGAAGCGGCGGTCGTCGGGCACGAGGACGACGACCAGCTGATCAAGCCGAAAGCGTTCATCGTCCTCAAGCCGGGCGTGCGCGGCACGCCGGCGCTCGCCGAATCGATCAAGCAGCACGTCAAGGCGCATCTGGCACCTTACAAGTATCCGCGCTGGATGGAGTTCGTCGATGAGCTGCCGAAAACCGCCACCGGCAAGATCCAACGCTTCAAGCTGCGCGCGCAGGGCGCGGCGCGTTGA
- the boxB gene encoding benzoyl-CoA 2,3-epoxidase subunit BoxB produces the protein MINYSERIPNNVNLSENKTLQRALEQWQPSFLNWWDDMGPENSTNYEVYLRTAVSVDPKGWADFGHVKMHDYRWGIFLAPQDGQKKITFGEHKGQDVWQDVPGEYRSTLRRIIVTQGDTEPASVEQQRHLGLTAPSLYDLRNLFQVNVEEGRHLWAMVYLLHAHFGRDGREEGEALLERRSGDADNPRILTAFNEKTPDWLSFFMFTFITDRDGKFQLASLAESAFDPLARTCKFMLTEEAHHLFVGESGVARVIQRTCEVMKELGTDDPAKLRAAGVIDLPTLQKYLNFHYSVTSDLYGAEISSNAATYYTNGLKGRFEEEKIGDDHQLQNSEYEVMDVAGDQIVTQRVPALSALNERLRDDWIADVQAGIDRWNRIPAKFGFNFRFTLPHKGFNRRIGMFAGSHVSPDGRLLSEAEWTHQHSNWLPTDSDRLYVHSLMGQCVERGKFANWIAAPGRGINNQPIDFEYVRFN, from the coding sequence ATGATCAACTACAGCGAACGGATCCCGAACAACGTCAACCTGTCGGAAAACAAGACGCTTCAGCGCGCGCTCGAGCAGTGGCAGCCGTCGTTCCTGAACTGGTGGGACGACATGGGCCCGGAGAACTCGACGAACTACGAGGTCTACCTGCGCACCGCCGTCAGCGTCGATCCGAAAGGCTGGGCCGATTTCGGCCACGTCAAGATGCACGACTACCGCTGGGGCATTTTCCTCGCGCCGCAGGACGGCCAGAAGAAGATCACGTTCGGCGAGCACAAGGGCCAGGACGTGTGGCAGGACGTGCCGGGCGAATACCGCTCGACGCTGCGCCGCATCATCGTCACGCAGGGCGACACCGAGCCGGCGTCGGTCGAGCAGCAGCGCCACCTCGGCCTGACCGCGCCGTCGCTGTACGACCTGCGCAACCTGTTCCAGGTGAACGTCGAGGAAGGCCGTCACCTGTGGGCGATGGTGTATCTCTTGCACGCGCACTTCGGCCGCGACGGCCGCGAGGAAGGCGAAGCGCTGCTCGAGCGCCGCTCCGGCGACGCGGACAACCCGCGCATCCTCACCGCGTTCAACGAGAAGACTCCGGACTGGCTGTCGTTCTTCATGTTCACGTTCATCACCGACCGTGACGGCAAGTTCCAGCTCGCGTCCTTGGCGGAATCGGCGTTCGACCCGCTCGCGCGCACCTGCAAGTTCATGCTGACCGAGGAAGCGCACCACCTGTTCGTCGGCGAGTCGGGCGTCGCCCGCGTGATCCAGCGCACCTGCGAAGTCATGAAGGAGCTCGGCACCGACGATCCCGCGAAGCTGCGCGCGGCCGGCGTCATCGACCTGCCGACGCTGCAGAAGTATCTGAACTTCCACTACAGCGTCACCAGCGACCTGTACGGCGCCGAGATCTCGTCGAACGCCGCGACCTACTACACGAACGGTCTGAAAGGCCGCTTCGAGGAAGAGAAGATCGGCGACGACCACCAGCTGCAGAACTCGGAATACGAAGTCATGGACGTCGCCGGCGACCAGATCGTGACGCAGCGCGTGCCGGCACTGTCGGCGCTGAACGAGCGGCTGCGCGACGACTGGATCGCGGACGTGCAGGCCGGCATCGACCGCTGGAACCGCATCCCGGCGAAATTCGGCTTCAACTTCCGCTTCACGCTGCCGCACAAGGGCTTCAACCGCCGCATCGGCATGTTCGCCGGTTCGCATGTGAGCCCGGACGGCCGGCTGCTGTCCGAAGCCGAATGGACGCACCAGCACAGCAACTGGCTGCCGACCGACAGCGACCGCCTGTACGTGCATTCGCTGATGGGCCAGTGCGTCGAGCGGGGCAAGTTCGCGAACTGGATCGCAGCGCCGGGTCGCGGCATCAACAACCAGCCGATCGACTTCGAGTACGTGCGTTTCAACTAA
- the boxA gene encoding benzoyl-CoA 2,3-epoxidase subunit BoxA produces the protein MNAPAEHAIAKQHLIDPEICIRCNTCEETCPVDAITHDNLNYVVNFDICNGCLACVPPCPTGAIDSWRNVERVKPYSLEEQFKWDVLPDTTELDNVDAPFAVARPDDELPAEVQHITEVATAGQGGPALAPWSASHPYVNLYAPTRPITATVTGNYRLTDADASSDIHHVVLDFGSTPFPVLEGQSIGIIPPGTDDKGRPHLLRMYSVASPRDGERPHYNNLSLTVKRVTEDHEGKPARGVASNYICDLKKGDAVQVTGPYGSTYLMPNHPGSSIMMICTGTGSAPMRAMTERRRRRRERNEGGELVLFFGARAPSELPYFGPLQKLPKDFIDINFAFSRVPGEPKKYVQDSIRERADKVFSMLNDDNCYIYICGLKGMESGVLEAFRDICRANGADWEALQPKLLANARFHVETY, from the coding sequence ATGAACGCGCCCGCAGAGCACGCAATCGCCAAGCAGCATCTGATCGACCCGGAAATCTGCATTCGCTGCAACACCTGCGAAGAGACCTGCCCGGTCGATGCGATCACGCACGACAACCTGAACTACGTCGTCAATTTCGATATCTGCAACGGTTGCCTCGCGTGCGTGCCGCCGTGCCCGACCGGGGCGATCGATTCATGGCGCAACGTCGAACGCGTCAAGCCGTACAGCCTCGAAGAACAGTTCAAGTGGGACGTGCTGCCCGACACGACCGAGCTCGACAATGTCGACGCGCCGTTCGCCGTCGCGCGCCCCGACGACGAGCTGCCGGCCGAAGTGCAGCACATCACCGAAGTCGCCACTGCCGGCCAGGGCGGCCCGGCGCTCGCGCCGTGGTCCGCGTCGCACCCGTACGTGAACCTGTACGCGCCGACGCGCCCGATCACCGCGACCGTCACCGGCAATTACCGGCTCACCGACGCGGACGCTTCGAGCGACATCCACCACGTCGTCCTCGACTTCGGCTCGACGCCGTTCCCGGTACTCGAAGGCCAGTCGATCGGCATCATTCCGCCAGGCACCGACGACAAGGGACGCCCGCACCTGCTGCGCATGTACTCGGTCGCAAGCCCGCGCGACGGCGAGCGCCCGCACTACAACAACCTGTCGCTGACGGTCAAGCGCGTCACCGAAGACCATGAAGGCAAGCCCGCGCGCGGCGTCGCGTCGAACTACATCTGCGACCTGAAGAAAGGCGACGCGGTGCAGGTCACCGGGCCTTACGGCTCGACCTACCTGATGCCGAACCACCCCGGCTCGTCGATCATGATGATCTGCACCGGCACCGGCTCGGCGCCGATGCGCGCGATGACCGAGCGCCGCCGCCGCCGCCGCGAGCGCAACGAAGGTGGCGAGCTGGTGCTGTTCTTCGGCGCGCGCGCGCCGTCCGAGCTGCCGTACTTCGGCCCGCTGCAGAAGCTGCCGAAAGACTTCATCGACATCAACTTCGCGTTCTCGCGCGTGCCCGGCGAGCCGAAGAAATACGTGCAGGATTCGATCCGCGAGCGCGCCGACAAGGTGTTCAGCATGCTCAACGACGACAACTGCTACATTTACATCTGCGGCCTGAAAGGCATGGAATCGGGCGTGCTCGAAGCGTTCCGCGACATCTGTCGGGCGAACGGCGCGGACTGGGAGGCGCTGCAGCCGAAGCTGCTCGCCAACGCGCGCTTCCACGTCGAAACTTACTGA